In the genome of Hevea brasiliensis isolate MT/VB/25A 57/8 chromosome 14, ASM3005281v1, whole genome shotgun sequence, the window GCTGAAAAAATGATCCTCACTTTTTTGGTGGATGCAACTCTGTCTAGGGTGGCTTCGCTCATCACAGATGAAGTCATCGGTGCTTGGAATCTCAAGGACGACTTGAAAGGTCTACAGGAATCCCTCACCATGATCCGTGATGTGCTGCAAGATGCAGAGGAACAACAAACCAAGAGAGAACCTGTGAAGCGTTGGCTGAAGGAGCTCAAAGATGTAGCTGATGATGCTGAAGAAGTGTTTGATGAGGTATCGTACGAGGATCTTCGACGGAAGGTTCAGATGCAAGACCAACTTGGAAAGGAGGTAAGCAGCCTTGTTTCTTTCTCTAAAGGCACTCGTTACGCCAGAAAGGCTGCATTGCATATCAAAATGCTTCACAAAGTTAGGAAAATAAATGAATCGTTGAATAAGATTAAGAATGAAGCTATGGGTTTTGGGCTTCAAGTCCTATCTAGAGATGGAACAATGTctcaaatcaacttggatcgaatGACAGACTCGATCCTTGACAATCCAGTTGTGGGGAGGGAAGCTGATTTCGTTAAAATTGTAAACTTGCTGAGTTCCTGTGATCGAGTTCTTACCATTGTTCCCATAGTGGGCATGGGCGGTATCGGAAAGACAGCATTGGCTAAATTACTGTGTGAACAAGTTATAGAAAGAAAGCTTTTTGATGTCAAAATATGGGTCTGCGTTTCTGATAACTTTAATGAACAAAGAATTTTGGGGGAAATGTTGCAAACCGTCAATGTAAATACGGGTGGAATGACCAACAGAGATGCAATGCTTGAAGAGCTCCGAAAGGCATTGGAGGGGAAAAAATTCCTTCTTGTTCTTGATGATGTGTGGAATGAGAGGAATGAGGTATCAAATAGGTGGGATGACTTAAAGACTCGTTTGGTAAGAATTAGCCAAAACAATGGAAATGCTATTGTTGTCACGACTCGTAGCGAGGAAGTGGCATCAACAGTGGAGACTTCTACTAATCATAGGCATACACTGCATTTGTTATCTGATGATGAATGTTGGTCCATTATGAAGGAAAGGGCATTTGAGAGTGGAGCAACATCAATACCCTCAAACTAAGAGGGCATTGGAAAGGAGATTGCAAAAAAATGTAGAGGATTGCCATTAGCTGCACAAGTTTTAGGCGGGACAATGGGTTTTAGAAGGGATAAGAAAGCATGGTTGTCAATTCAAAATAATAATGTTTTGAATGCATCACATAAGAAGGAAAATATTGAGTCTATATTAAAACTGAGTTGGATCAATTGCCTTCAAATTTGAAGCGATGTTTTGCATACTGTTCGACGTTTCCGAAAGATTTTGAGTTTGAAAAGGAAGAATTAATTTGGCTTTGGATGGCTGAAGGTTTTGTTGTGCCTTCTAGTGAAGATGAAGGCAACAAGTATTTTAATGCCTTACTTCAAAATTCTTTTTTCCTAGATGTGGTAAGGGATGAATACGTGGATATTAAACGGTGCAAAATGCATGATCTTGTGCATGATCTTGCATTATCTCTTTCAAAGTATGAAACATtgactttgaaaaatttttcaacTAGTGATGATTTATCTTCCGCTCGTCGTTTATATGTGGATTGTCAAAATGCAACAACTTCAGTGGCATTTCCAAAAGGTGGTTCTAAGAAGCTGCGTAGTTTATACACGAATGGTATTGTCTTTGATGATTCTTGGAAGTCGAAAAGCCTGCGCACTCTAAAATTGAAAGGTGCTAATATTGAAAAGGTGCCATCTTCTATCGGCAAGTTGAAACATTTGAGATATCTTGACATCTCAGAAAGTAAAATCAAAGTGTTGCCTGAATCCATCACCAAGCTCTAGAATTTGCAAACATTGAGATTCCTTAGGTGCAAGTTACTCGAAGAGCTTCCTAGAAATAAAATATGCAATCTGATCAGCTTGAGGCACATTGAATTttcttatgacaagcatatgccATCTAATGTGGGGAAGTTAGCCAGTCTTGAAAGATTATCCTTGTTTGCTGTGGGTACAGATAGGGGAGGCGGCATTGAAGAACTAGAATACTTAAACCAATTAAGCGAGGAGTTGGAAATAAATCATCTTGAGGAGGTAAGCGACAAGGAAGAGGCTAAGAAATCAAATCTACAGGGGAAAATGAAATTGAAAGCCCTTGAATTTGAATGGAGTTTTGAAAGAGAAAGCAACAGCAATGATGAGGAAGTGTTGGAAGGCCTTGAGCCTCACTCAAACATAGAGAGAATAAAGGTAAGGAATTATATGGGTAAAAAGTTCCCGCTGTGGCTTTATAGGATGAAAATTCTGAGTGAAGGTGATTCTTTCACAGAATTCAATAATTTGGTGGAACTTCAATTGATAAACTGTGATAGATGTGAAGAACTCCCAAGGCTTGGACATCTTCCTCGTCTTAAAGAAGTTCGGTTTTATGAAATGTACAAGATAAGGTGTATAGGGAACGAATTCTATGGCATTGACAGTGGAAGCACAAGCAATGGAGGGAAAATGTTTCCAGCATTAAAGAAATTATCTTTTAATTATATGTGGAATTTAGTTGAATGGAAGGCACCACCAGTAGATGAAGGAGGCGAAACATCTGTATTTTCTTGCCTTGAAGAATTGTGCATAAAGAATTGTCCTCTGTTGGCAAAAATTCCATTAAGTGATAGTTCATCGCTTGTGACATTGGAAATCGAAAATTGTAACGAATTGAGTTACTTATTTGAAGAACTGCAAGTACACTCCTTCCCCTCTCTTAAAAGCATTGCAATTAGAGTGTGTCATAAATTAATATGTCTTCCAGGTGGACTGAAATCCTTCACTTCTCTGGAATCATTGGTAATAAGTGATTGCAACCGCCTAATATCTGTTCCCGAATATTTGGGAGATTTGCATTCTCTTCGTCTTTTAGAAATAACACACTGTAAAAGGTTGAGTTACTTTCCAGAGACAATACTAGGCGGCCTCACCCGATTAAGGGAAATAAGAATTGGTAATTTCTCGGAGGAGTTGGATTCTTTCCCTTATCTGATTGCAATCCAAGACCTCCCATCCCTTCAATCCTTAACTATATATGGCGACAGTAATTTTTTGGTTGATGGAGGTAGAATAAAGT includes:
- the LOC131172619 gene encoding disease resistance protein Roq1-like isoform X1, whose product is MKLKALEFEWSFERESNSNDEEVLEGLEPHSNIERIKVRNYMGKKFPLWLYRMKILSEGDSFTEFNNLVELQLINCDRCEELPRLGHLPRLKEVRFYEMYKIRCIGNEFYGIDSGSTSNGGKMFPALKKLSFNYMWNLVEWKAPPVDEGGETSVFSCLEELCIKNCPLLAKIPLSDSSSLVTLEIENCNELSYLFEELQVHSFPSLKSIAIRVCHKLICLPGGLKSFTSLESLVISDCNRLISVPEYLGDLHSLRLLEITHCKRLSYFPETILGGLTRLREIRIGNFSEELDSFPYLIAIQDLPSLQSLTIYGDSNFLVDGGRIKYLPDQLQSLTALISLSLSYFNGVEALPEWLGNLSSLQTLKLRFCKNLKYLPTATAVQRLSKLRKLEINYCPLSENCTQGSGSEWSKISHIPNVEIRRLYL
- the LOC131172619 gene encoding putative disease resistance protein RGA4 isoform X3: MKLKALEFEWSFERESNSNDEEVLEGLEPHSNIERIKVRNYMGKKFPLWLYRMKILSEGDSFTEFNNLVELQLINCDRCEELPRLGHLPRLKEVRFYEMYKIRCIGNEFYGIDSGSTSNGGKMFPALKKLSFNYMWNLVEWKAPPVDEGGETSVFSCLEELCIKNCPLLAKIPLSDSSSLVTLEIENCNELSYLFEELQVHSFPSLKSIAIRVCHKLICLPGGLKSFTSLESLVISDCNRLISVPEYLGDLHSLRLLEITHCKRLSYFPETILGGLTRLREIRIVEALPEWLGNLSSLQTLKLRFCKNLKYLPTATAVQRLSKLRKLEINYCPLSENCTQGSGSEWSKISHIPNVEIRRLYL
- the LOC131172619 gene encoding putative disease resistance RPP13-like protein 1 isoform X2, which produces MKLKALEFEWSFERESNSNDEEVLEGLEPHSNIERIKVRNYMGKKFPLWLYRMKILSEGDSFTEFNNLVELQLINCDRCEELPRLGHLPRLKEVRFYEMYKIRCIGNEFYGIDSGSTSNGGKMFPALKKLSFNYMWNLVEWKAPPVDEGGETSVFSCLEELCIKNCPLLAKIPLSDSSSLVTLEIENCNELSYLFEELQVHSFPSLKSIAIRVCHKLICLPGGLKSFTSLESLVISDCNRLISVPEYLGDLHSLRLLEITHCKRLSYFPETILGGLTRLREIRIGNFSEELDSFPYLIAIQDLPSLQSLTIYGDSNFLVDGVEALPEWLGNLSSLQTLKLRFCKNLKYLPTATAVQRLSKLRKLEINYCPLSENCTQGSGSEWSKISHIPNVEIRRLYL